The genomic stretch GTAATTGCTTCTTAACGCAATCGATCAACGTATCAGTGTCTGTGCTCCGCTCCAGATTCACGGCCAAACACTCAAATCTCGCTGCCGTGAACCAAAGTAGAAGCCCTCCAAACGAGCTTAAGCATATTTGCGCAGCGGATTGAAAACAAACGCAAACATGTTgcatatatatgataatatatactGATGTATAATTTACAGGAAACGGATATTCCACATCAAATGGGAAAGGAACTGGCAAAATTGCAGGTCGTAATGAAAAACCAACCGCAGTCACATACGTACATGCTATGGAACAACCGCAGAAAACATAGCACTTCTTGATGTACTTGTAGAAAATTTCTCGTTCATATTGTTCCGCTTCTTTGATACAAACTATCATTTCCTCGACTATACGCTGTAACTCATAGTTAGGATGAATTGGTATAATTTTGGCTGTGGTATAGGGGACGTCACGCCGATTTTGATAGGTCTGAAATATGTATGATGTCAAGATCTATATGCTGCATAATTTTTCCCAATACACATAATTCCAACTCGCTCATAGTTTTCCAgtgatatgtaaaaatattgttaCTATTTACTATGAATTTATCTGAATTAGGTTTGTGTTAGATTTAAATTAGGTTTGACCTACGTTATTAACCCTTCCATCTGTTTTAATGCTTCAAAAGTAAACTAAATCAGACATAACAATAATGTTAGATTGCCAAAATTCCTACAGCCATCTAAATCATGATAGTAAATAATGAGATGAATATCATTAATCCAGGCGCTGCAGCACATACTAAGAAAAAGTATTAATCTTTACAAAATACCTCAAATTCAACAAAATCGATGAAGCGTCCTTTATTCCAAATAGTTATCTATTGTTACATCAAGTAACGACAGATACTAAAACTTACCTGTAAAGACACGTGTTTGACGCTGCATACAATAGTCTGAAATATATTTTGTGATACACCTATTGTAAGGCAGACACACGAGGAAGTAGCGATCAAATCATCAAAGTGTACATAACAAAAATATAGCATTGGCAGAAATAGCAAACAGGCGTTTATAATACTGCAGATCTGCAATATCTTGAAACAAAAGATTTTATTTCTGTCGCTGTTGATAGGAAGCGGCCAACAAAGAGTTATAACTACACTGAGCCACGTAATGTGAATAACTTTCTCTGGTGTTATTTGTTTCGTCATGACTTCAAAAAGTGTTTGCCCTGTGAATCTAACGCAATAGATTTAACTGGTGCCAGAGTTCGATATATACAGACTATCGAGGGatagaacatatgtaatttaatCGTTTTTAATCCAAGCGTATATTCACAATCGTCATTGGCATATAATTGGTTTGTACGTAcgagaaatttaataaattattacactGAAGAACAAGTTTCATCGGTTTGCGATTTTCTTCACAGTAGGCCGCTGCCAGCTGACTTGACGCTAATCATTATTGCTTGCATTATACATTAAAAGTATGTACCGTATTAGACACGTGCAAAGGGTAGTTATCACGCAACGGAGTTAATATTCGCGAAAGTCAAGAAGCGTTCGTTAAAATAAAGTTGCACACGTACAATGTTATATGCACATTCAGTCACACAAAAGTTTGTTTGCGATATCTGCTCGAAGCTACGGGCCACGTCCTTTTTCTTGAAGCGATCTTCTTACATCGAATCCAAAAAGCATCGAAAATGTTCCGAAATATACTGTAAGTAATGCAACGAGAAGAGAAATGTGAACGATTATGAACACAATCTTTAACCATAACTGACATTGAAGAAGCTCGATGCTTAGAAATTTTAGGTTTCGATTTCCCGATAAATAattctattaatattatatatttgatattaaagaaatatattcaaCAAAATGTTCTTACTGCTTGCAGTTCAGACGAAATAAATCTATTGCATAAACTTTTCGCTTGGTTCTTCCACTCTGATAATAAACGCATGTTTAATTATGGTACTTCATTCGAAGCAACAAATTTTACTACTGCCATTATTGTGTTGTCATATGTTTTTTAAGGTATGTAAGTTTATTCATCTCTTTTTCATTACAGAACCATTCCATACTCTGTTACAAATTTTATCAACGACTTAGCACTGTTAACTGTGCGCATTTAATTAGACATATTTCATAGGTTtcataattatactttgataaTAGTTTTTATTCGTACATATATTTGTGTGTTATATCCATAAAATACGATGTTATTACACAATTAGTTATAAAATTTAGTGACATTAATCACGATTATTACAACGAATGTTCCTTTATACGAATAGAACCACATTCAGAACACATCCATCCTGGATTAATTGTGTATCATAACGCGCAAAGTAGTGAACATGGAGAAGGCATTGGACAGGtactgaaatattataaatttgccATTTATTCAAGATCTTTGAATAATTTTCTCATCACAATTATGGCACGCGAACTTACCGAACAGTAGTAACGCAAAGAGCGCTCTGGCACTATGCATGCGATTGAAAGCGTTAGCGGTTGTCGATATATTAACACATTCAGTAGACTTTTCTGCATTCCCAATTTCTGTTCATACCATGTTGAGTTATATATACTTTGTGGAGCGTCCATACTctagaaattatgaaaaattaacTGATTTTAAAAAAGTGAACATTTGTATTTCTCCAGGACATAGAAACCACATTTTTGTTACTACCATATCTTTCAAATAATCAGCTGGCCACGCGTATAAGTAAATTTCCATAAGTACAGTGACACATACGCCTATAAACTGTAGTTTCACAAATAGAGGTACattctatttaaataaattatgtcAATAATTAAATAGTAGCATCATTTTACGTTACATTACACTATATGTAAAATGtgataaatttatgtaaaatttgtgTATATAAAATgtgataaatttataaatttcactTACTACAAGCACCATAAGAAAACACAGAGTAATACCAAACGTGGCTACTCCAATGGCATACAGTACCAAAAATCGAAAACTATTAAACACTTCTTCCGCGTATCTAGAAAAATATTACTAAAACATAAATGCATCGTTTGATACACACATTACCTTTCAAATACTATCTTTACCTTTTTAAATGTAATTGTTTCTTTACGCAAACAACCAACGCATCGATGTCTGTGCTCCTTTCCAATTCCGCGGCTAAACACTCAAATCTCGCTACCGTAAACCAAAGTAAAAGCGCCCCAAATGAGCTTACGCATACGTGTGCAGCGGTTTGAATACAAAGGCAAGCATGGTGCATATATATGATAACATACATTGATGTATAATTGATAGGAAATGGATACTCCGCATCAAATGGGAGAGAAACTGGCAAGATTATAGGTCGTAACGAGAAACAAGTCGCTGTCACATACGTACATGCCATGGAACCACCGCAGAAAACATAGCATTTCTTGATGTACTTGTAGAAGATTTTTTTCTCGTATTGTTGTGCTTCTTTAACATAAGTCATCATTTCCTCGACTGTACGCTGTAACGCGTAATTAAAACACATTGGTTTAATTTTAGGCAAGTGTGTAGAATGGGGCACGTCACACCGATTTAGATAAGTTTGAAATATGTTGTTAAGATTAATCTTATCACTTCTGATACTGCAGCACATACTCAAAAAGATCCCAAGCTTATCGGAATCGGTGAGATGTCTCGTATTCTAAACAATTACATACCGAGTTTTACGTCAAATGATGATTGAAATTAAAGCTTACCTGTAGAGAATCGTGCTTGATGAAGCATATAAGAGTCTGGAAAATATTTTGAGACACTCCTAATAAAAGGCACATACAGGAAGAAGTAATGACGATATCATTTAAGTGCAaataaatcgaatataatattgGCATAAATAGCAAACAGCCACTAATACCGCTACAGATTTGTAGAATCTTGAAACAAAAGATTTTATTTCTGTTGCTATTGATAGGAAGTGGCCAACAAAGGCTTATCACTACGCTGAGCCAAGTAATATGTATAACTTTCTCTGCTGTTATTTGTTTCAACATAACTATACAAATTGGTTGCCTTATGAATCCAACGAAGTAGATAGAACCGACACAATGGTGTGATATATTGCAAACTATCGAGAATATATGTAACTAAAGTGCTTTGAAAGCAACTGAGTATTCACAGATGTTACTTGAATATAATTACTGTAGACGTACGagaaattcaataaattattacatCCAAGAATATGTTCCACCGGTTTGCGATTTTCTTTACAGTAGCGCGCTGCTAGCTGACTTAACGCTAATCATTATTGGTTGCATTATACATTAAGAGTACGTACCGTGTTAGACAGGTGCAAAGGGTAGTTATCACGCAACAGGGAAAGTAAGAAAACGTTCTTCGAAAAAGAATTGTATACGTGCATAAAGTCATGTGTATATTCAGTTATACAAATACTTGTTTATATATCTACACGAAGTTGCAGTGCACGTCCCTATTTCTGAAGCGATCTTCTTACGTTGCCACTCGAAAGGATCAAAAGTGCTATTACAAACGTGTATAGAAATGTCGCGAAATATACTGTAAGTGAGCAGAAAAATACATGTGAACGTCGATGGACACAGATCTTACAATTAGCTAAAACTGGTATTAAAGAAGTTCAACGCATCGAAACTTTAGATTAATCGGTAAGACATTCTACTAACACTAACGTTACCAGGCCCGGTCAaatgaccggtttcaaaatctaatttcaaattctacattcattgttatttcttttgttcgtcTAATTTCGTTACGTAATATTAACAAAACAtgttatattaacaaaaattgagaaattgatctATGTTGGCCTGATAATGGCCTGGTAAAGTTAGTGTTAATATATCTAATTCTAAAGAAACATATTAAGCAAATATTGTACAACTTTCTGTTCGAACgcaataaatttattacatgtttCAGTAATTTACATATTCAAATAACGTGTATCAGGAAAATTACGATTCAATCATTGATCTCATTGCCATGAAGTAGGACGATACTGTAGTTATAAACTATAAATCATTTTACCaaataattatatcaattttttgagaAATACTTCTGAAAGTAACATGCTTACGTTTGCGAAATATTCCAAAGTAAGAGGCGGTAGTAAACCACTCATTCTAATGAGTAGCGGTTTTTGACTTCTCTGCATCATAATAAGCATGGAGCTTTTCATGTCTTTTGGCTTTCCTAACCACTGAACGTCGGTGATCGATTTTGCGAACTGCACACTCTGCAAATAGAAGTTTAGCTTCAATTATCAAGCTAAAAATTATGGGCTTTGGAATCGAGGAAAGTAGAATCTCGTTTAATTGGAAAGAAAATGTATGAAGACGATGTCGATGCCAGATGAGATGATGTTCTATCAACGTTACTATTTGGTTGGCTTACACTTTCTTTTAAATCGTCCGCTGGCCAGGAGATGACGTACAGGCGGGTACAACCAGACACCACAAAAGAAAGATACTGACTCATTACGGCCAATGATTGATTCTGaatgttattataaaaatattcatttaaaacAGCTCGATTTGTGATACATTAAGATCCCATTCCTTGCTTATTTATTACGCTACGCTACGAATGGTGCAGAAAGGAAAACTGTCGAGCAGGCCAGACTCACGTAAATCAGAGGGAAAGCTCCGCATATCACAGCGCTTCCCATCGTGGCGTTCGTTTTGAATAATAAAGTCTCAACAGTAGCTTTAGTATCCTCCACAAATCTGACCATGACACGGTCTCAATTTACTTAACTCGGTAAAGATTTAACTCTCTGGCATTGTTTATTCTATACCTTTAAATGATAAATGCAGTACGATGCACTGCATCATGCATTGATTCAACGCAGTCAATGAAATATTgattatataaaagaaaaattcaaatgACAAATGGCATTAGCGTCATGTTCGGCTGTTTTCTTAAACGATTATTTGATAGGTTTTAATAACAAAGTGATAACACGAGATAATAGTACAAAAACTGAAATTCATGTTTAGACGAAGCTACTGAATATGTCGATACAATCTATTAGTTCGATGAATTAGCAAAATATTGCGATTGTATCATAGAGCATATGACatttatacagagtggttggtaactggtggtacaagcggaaagggggtgattctacgcgaaaaaagaagtcgaaaatatagaacaaaatttttttttttatttttttttttttaatttttccatcgagacaacgatctacagtgagatccgttataacgagacgtgataaagtgcacgcgtaccgagcgaaaattcaaagtcgattttctcgaaaacaaagcctcgaacgaaaaatttttattctatattttcgacttcttttttcgcgtagaatcacccccttccgcttgtatcaccagttaccaaccaccctgtatatgtatatttattagaAATCAGTCAAATGGTGTTGTCGCCCTTAGGAGAACACTTGGAAGAAACGATGTGCGTGTGAGAGGAGTGCATTTCTTACCCCTATGCTACCTCGGATGTTATCTTCAGAGCGATTGACAGtaagtattttaaaaattcgCTTCATAGTCAGTAGCCTGTTTTTCAAACCATTATTTCCTTACTAtgcttttcaattttcttaaataTCTGATTaacttaattttttcaaatatttcattgtGCGTTGTTCTATTGCCCAAAGGTTACACTAAGACtatatttgtatgtatatcttaatagaaaagaaatttatCTTACCCTATTATTTCTTGGTGTTCCTTGATACAGCTTACCAGTATGTCAGAGCTATTCACGTGCCGTAGTTTCATTCTTAGTATGTCTAGTCTGGCTGCGGAGAAACTGAACAAAACAGCGATCGTGAAATCAACGCCAATGCAGAATGCCGTTTGAAAAATGCAGTAAACTTGGTTAACGTAGACCATGCAATATATTCCGAGTGATTCGGTGGAAAATGGAAGCCATCCATCTGCTGGTAATTCTTGGGCCGAGAAGAAAGGCGCCAAACTAAATGAGATCGCGGTTGTGATATATCCCATTGCAGTTACCGAGAGAAATTGCTTGTAACGATCCATGTATCTTTCTATTGCCTTAGTCTCATGTTCACTGGCCACTTCCAGGAATGCTTTAACTTTTCCTATCAGAACctgaattgattaaaaaaatcgACAAACTTTTTTAACGTATCTTTATTGTGAAACATCGTTAAACTCGTGCTTCAAACCCAAATAACCTGTAGTTGAGCGTTATTCCTTCTACAAAGAATCAAATCGAAGAGCACCTCCAGTAGAGCTGTTACTTCGGAGACAGTTTTCATTAAAATAGGTATATCGTGTCGAAAATGAAAGATAGCGAACACCAAGGATATCGTTAGGAAAATAACATTTAATATCGCAAACGACCATCGGATGTTGCGAAAAAAGATTTGTTTCTTGCTACTATTCGGATCAATTGGCCAGGTGCACGTGAACATTCCAGCCAATTCCACTATGTACAGTACTTGACGAATGTTCACGTTAAACATGCTCATTTCACTGAATGTTCTTTAGAAACATGGAACACCGAACGAAATAACTTTCACCCTGATGTAAATGTTAGTAAAACAGCGGCCAACGAAGATCAATAAATTATTCTCATTAATCATTCAGTGTAGGACTATTACATATCACACGCAGAGTATCCGGAAAACCCGAGTTATTATTTCCCAGTAAAGGGTCCGTTTTGTAGTTCCCTCGATGTTCCAAGTAGtgttttataacgtaattgctGGATAGTAACGAAGATTATAGGGAACGGGGTTGGTCTATGCACGATACAGATGTTATCATCTATACGTATATCTTTCATATTCGATTATTTCACTCTCTGTTGCATCCATACGCAAGTAGTTGCTTCACACGATGCACAACGCCACGAAATTCAAAGTGCTACAATGTTTGAAGGTGTAAAGACTCTATTACTTTAGAGCTTCGGAGCACCACCGAATTCTTTTGCTTTTGAGATATAAAATACTCTTTAGCACATGCACGTAAACCTCCGCGGTTCAGATACAATCTGTTATCGAGGTTTAGTTTATCCCAGTATAGTAATCCAATTGAAACCTGCAGTGGTAGAATACGACTTATCTATACCACACATTTATGCTGCTACCCTATGCGGCACGGTAAATCCGAATATTTGTTCACCTTATCGCGTGACTTTTCATTCACCTCCTAAGCTTTACAATTCGAGACGTGTTCCGACTTCTTATCACTGCCAATAGTAAGGTTTACCTCTATGTGATATTGTATTGTCGACGGTAGGTAAAATCGTACTTACCGTACAATGAAAACGTATAGACGATCGATATCGCTCTATATTATCATTCGGGTTacattgaataaaataaaacgaaaattattaatgaaattctacaagtattatagaaatactaataaataaatattcttacGTAACAATAATAAGTGTAATAATAAAACGAGTAATGCTTAAGTAAATTTTACAGATTATAGGTCAGCGAATTGTCGTACGGAAGGTGAAATGATAAGGAGTGTTCGCGGAACAAACATTTCGAATTCATAATTCATCACTTGTCAATTCGTTAATATTATTGGTtagtaaattattgtgcaatacGATTCTGTGGATAAATTTATCAAGCAAATAACTGATTTATTAAGATAAATCAATAAGCGTGGTTAATTGGCAGCAGGTATATCTATTGAATGATTTCAGATATAAAAAGATTCGGACAAGGTGTTTGCTATTTATTCACTGGAAATGAATAAAAGTACGCGTTGTAACTTTACATATATACGACCgacaagaaagaaaattttcacgGTGAGTAGCTTTGAAATTCCTGAGTAAGCTTCTACGTTTCTATAAAAGTTGGCGCTTTCACGCGTTAACGAGACGTTTTGAATTTGCAATGCAATGAAAGAAAACATTGCCGAGTCGGGTAACGACCCGATCATACCTCGCGAAAGTTTCTGGTTATATCaaatttgatattattattcGCGCCAGCTTTATGTATACGGTTTATTTTACTACATTGTCCTATGCTCTTGGAAATTTTTGCTCTTTAAATTAGTTGTATTCAACTCGATTGAATTGCAAAATGTAATGAATATTCGACGTTATCCTTTGTAAACGAATATAGAAACTCTCTTGTTTCAAGCTTGTTTGGAGTTTGTGTAATTACAAACGCCAATGCAAGTGTAATACATTACGAATTAGATTGCTGAACGCGAATGACATGTATCTGTGACACAAGTTCGAGCGCTTATACAGAATTTACAGTGACGAATTTCTATACTTCGTTGTGTGCAATTACACGTTGGACTAACAGAGTCGTCAAGGAAAGACGTAGCATGGCAGTATAAATGGTGGCGACAAGAGTCAAACGTTAATCCTTCGATCtaattttaaaacaattttcctATTCTCCCGCCATATGATATTCCGTTTACGAAAGTAGTGAActggaaaaaagaaacaactacCGGACCAAGAAAATATTCGCGATGtacgataaaaaatgaaaaatgtatatcCATCGAAGTTAAAACATCGTACGTGTTAAACTGACTGAATCGATGAAACATATTATCAGCAATTTCAATTGCTCCCATGATGTCGTAACCGACCAAACGAATCGGAAAGCATCGTGTTTCTCAACGTCCCGTAGTAATATGATAAATTCTGCCGATCGATTTGTTCAATCGTGTACTGATATTCCATTAAACGAAATGGTCGCGCGTCCTGCGTAACTAAACGCGAACAGCGTGATCGGTAACGATGGGTCCACGTTTTTATTCCAGACCACTCGACTATTCGATGCCGCGACTGCATGGCCGAAATTATTATTCAATAACCGGCTTTAACAAACACATGCCGATACATCCTAGTAATTATCCGAACCGACGTTCTCCAAAATTTCATTCCCCAAAATTACAACGCGAACATAGTCCACACACTGTTGTGTTCGTTGCCATACCGTTATCGACAACATATAACGACGTTCAAACACTATTATCGAGTTTAAAAGACTATTCGATCTATACTGGCTGATCCTTTGCTAATCGTAAAACTTTACTCCCGAATCAAAATCGGTGTGCATGTATCATACatgatattacgtttaattCTGCGTTAACGGTACTAACAGCGAGTGGACAGTAGCGTTTCATCGTAATGAggatagaaaatttgtataacgAGGACACCGGTGGACATCGTATTTCCCATATGAAATTCCCTATGAAATTGATAATTGCGGTTGACTCGGATTCGCTCATTCGTTCAATTCAATTCAACAAGATAGACGAACTGGTTTTATGAAAATTGAGATCTGTATTTTACATCATTTTACATATTCCATAACAATTTACGTATTTACACATTTACACATTTTACAACATTTTATACTACGATGGTCGTGTTGTCCCCGTGCTTTTGGTCAATGCTCAGCTCTATACGACTTGATTTAGCAAGTCTCTTTTACAAAATTTGCTAAAAAAAATAGAAGGTATGAATTAGTACTCGAAGTATCGTATCCTTAAACGAATAAAAACAtacgaattattttatttgacaCAAGACGCTACCACGTGATGCATGACGAAAATTAAACTGATAAAATAGAAGACAGAAACAAAGCGATTTCATTAGCCAGCTCGATTAACCTTATCACCCTCTGAGAATACGTTCTTTCATTAGTGCAAAATACGTTCTATACCGTCTATAGCGTGACGTACCGTCGATATCGAGCAAACGACTAGGACAAAGAACGTACATTTCACAAGATGGCTAAAACGCTCCTTTCTTTTTATAGGATACCTACTAGTAAATGAGCGTGGGAAGAAGAACGACTAATACGAGCGCAGTCGTGCAAGCCGTTACCGTTAGAAGAATCTCCGAGTCTGATAACGTGTCAACAGTGTTCTTCATTGTAATTTCCTGCGACATATGAGAATTCTAATCAACGATGGAGCGCAATTTTTCTTGGTCACGAAGAAGACAAAGACCCTCGATCGAGTTTCAAAGTGTTAACGAGCACGATTAGAATTCCCAAGAGGCTCTGCGCAAGAAAACCTTAATCTCTTAAGTAGTGATAACACAACGAAACTTTATAATCCAGTTTTCGATGCAAATATTCTCCGGGGCGCGGTCTTCGTCCCTTCGTTTCTCTCGTTTCCGAACCAGAAGATAGCCGGGCCTTTGTTTCGTTGAACCGAACGCGGGGGCaagcgaaacaaacaaaatttcaaCGTTTTTCTATTCTTGCCGACGAATCGGTCTATAATTAACTAAACGAGTAAAACTTTGACCATTCTCTTTCTTATTCGCTACGTCCGCTGAAACACCAAAGATTTGTTCCGCAAATCGTATTGATCTCATGGTAAGTCACGACTTCTTTgagttatatcgtaatacgtttgtCGTATCAAAGTTGGACATCGATTCATTAGAATATAAACACGAAGCTTAACAGCGCGACAGAGAGACAATGCTCAAGGAAATAGGAAAGGCTACAGGGATTGTGATTGTTAGGAAAAAAAGATGTTCTATAAGAATCATAAAAGTCTGATATTCGTacgaatttttcttaaaggCAAACAACTGAAATAACTTTCTCCAACGAAATATTTGCTCTTTTGTCAATAGCAAGAAAAGCTGAATGTACGAATATCGAAATTGGAATCTCCTAGCGTAGTCCATGACGCCACATTTCCATAAAGTAAACATCTATATAGATACCGATCAACATTTTTTCTGTGACACGCTCGCAAAAGGCCCAATAATAATTTTACCGACATTTTCGGCGGCTCATTTCCAACGCGAccatattataactaaaattGAAA from Bombus vancouverensis nearcticus chromosome 9, iyBomVanc1_principal, whole genome shotgun sequence encodes the following:
- the LOC117163589 gene encoding odorant receptor 49b-like, whose product is MSQYLSFVVSGCTRLYVISWPADDLKESSVQFAKSITDVQWLGKPKDMKSSMLIMMQRSQKPLLIRMSGLLPPLTLEYFANFITTVSSYFMAMRSMIES
- the LOC117163638 gene encoding uncharacterized protein LOC117163638, which codes for MSMFNVNIRQVLYIVELAGMFTCTWPIDPNSSKKQIFFRNIRWSFAILNVIFLTISLVFAIFHFRHDIPILMKTVSEVTALLEVLFDLILCRRNNAQLQVLIGKVKAFLEVASEHETKAIERYMDRYKQFLSVTAMGYITTAISFSLAPFFSAQELPADGWLPFSTESLGIYCMVYVNQVYCIFQTAFCIGVDFTIAVLFSFSAARLDILRMKLRHVNSSDILTLICFIKHDSLQNTRHLTDSDKLGIFLSMCCSIRSDKINLNNIFQTYLNRCDVPHSTHLPKIKPMCFNYALQRTVEEMMTYVKEAQQYEKKIFYKYIKKCYVFCGGSMACTYVTATCFSLRPIILPVSLPFDAEYPFPINYTSMYVIIYMHHACLCIQTAAHVCVSSFGALLLWFTVARFECLAAELERSTDIDALVVCVKKQLHLKRYAEEVFNSFRFLVLYAIGVATFGITLCFLMVLVNVPLFVKLQFIGVCVTVLMEIYLYAWPADYLKDMSMDAPQSIYNSTWYEQKLGMQKSLLNVLIYRQPLTLSIACIVPERSLRYYCSYLSNAFSMFTTLRVRQTLFEVMTKQITPEKVIHITWLSVVITLCWPLPINSDRNKIFCFKILQICSIINACLLFLPMLYFCYVHFDDLIATSSCVCLTIGVSQNIFQTIVCSVKHVSLQRIVEEMIVCIKEAEQYEREIFYKYIKKCYVFCGCSIACTYVTAVGFSLRPAILPVPFPFDVEYPFPVNYTSVYIIIYMQHVCVCFQSAAQICLSSFGGLLLWFTAARFECLAVNLERSTDTDTLIDCVKKQLHLRRYGEEVLNNFRFMVLYAVGVATFALTLCCIMMIVDVPLFVKIQYIGACVTVLTEIYLYTWPADYLIDMSMGIPQSAYNSTWYDRRLEMQKNLLNMLTYQKPLVLSIRCIVPELSLRYYCSYLSNAFSIFTTLRVMIQN